Proteins co-encoded in one Stenotrophomonas maltophilia genomic window:
- a CDS encoding basic amino acid/polyamine antiporter, whose product MPASTQRLGLAALTALVVGSMVGAGIFSLPQNVARSAGPAAAMIGWALSGAGMLMLAFVFQALANRRPDLDTGIYAYAREGFGNYIGFSAAWGYWVASVLGNASFFVLIFSGLGHFLPVFGEGNTTAAVAASSVLLWTVHLLVLRGLRTAAIINGLVTVAKLLPIALFLVLAAGAFRMEVFRADFFGTPALGDLGQQLRGMMLVTVWVFIGIEGASIYSRRAARRADVGRATVIGFLGVWLLLVLVSLLSMGVLSQAELAGLPNPSMAYVLRAIVGEWGATVIIAGSIISVLGALLAWVLLCAEVLYAAAGDGTMPAFLGRENARGVPANALWLSNGLIQLFLLLVLFNAGSYTGLVLLAASMSLVPYFLSAAFAVQLAWRGQAYAGEPGVRWRDFMVALLASAYALWLVYAGGLDNLLLSVLLYVPGVVLFALTRRQRGEPVFTRWEWVLFGAIVLVAIATLMAYAKGTLTP is encoded by the coding sequence ATGCCCGCTTCCACCCAACGTCTCGGCCTGGCCGCACTGACCGCACTGGTAGTGGGTTCGATGGTGGGTGCGGGCATCTTCTCGCTGCCACAGAACGTGGCCCGCAGTGCCGGCCCGGCCGCTGCGATGATCGGCTGGGCGCTTAGCGGTGCCGGCATGCTGATGCTGGCTTTCGTGTTCCAGGCCCTGGCCAACCGCCGTCCGGACCTGGACACCGGCATCTATGCCTACGCCCGTGAGGGCTTCGGCAACTACATCGGCTTTTCCGCGGCCTGGGGCTACTGGGTGGCTTCGGTGCTGGGCAACGCCAGCTTCTTCGTGCTGATCTTCAGCGGGCTGGGCCATTTCCTGCCGGTCTTCGGCGAAGGCAACACGACCGCTGCGGTAGCTGCGTCGTCGGTGCTGCTGTGGACCGTGCACCTGCTGGTGCTGCGCGGCCTGCGCACCGCCGCCATCATCAACGGCCTGGTGACCGTGGCCAAGCTGCTGCCGATCGCGTTGTTCCTGGTGCTGGCCGCCGGCGCGTTCCGCATGGAAGTATTCCGTGCCGATTTCTTCGGCACGCCTGCACTCGGCGACCTCGGCCAGCAACTGCGCGGCATGATGCTGGTCACCGTGTGGGTGTTCATCGGCATCGAAGGCGCCAGCATCTATTCGCGCCGCGCGGCGCGCCGCGCCGACGTCGGCCGTGCCACGGTGATCGGCTTCCTCGGCGTCTGGCTGCTGCTGGTCCTGGTCAGCCTGTTGTCGATGGGCGTGCTGTCGCAGGCCGAACTGGCCGGGCTGCCCAACCCGTCGATGGCCTACGTGCTGCGCGCCATCGTCGGCGAATGGGGCGCGACGGTGATCATCGCCGGTTCGATCATTTCGGTGCTGGGCGCGCTGCTGGCCTGGGTGCTGCTGTGCGCCGAAGTGCTGTATGCCGCCGCTGGCGACGGCACCATGCCGGCCTTCCTGGGGCGCGAGAATGCGCGCGGCGTGCCTGCCAATGCGTTGTGGCTGAGCAACGGGCTGATCCAGCTGTTCCTGCTGCTGGTGCTGTTCAATGCGGGAAGCTATACCGGCCTGGTGCTGCTGGCCGCCTCGATGAGCCTGGTGCCCTATTTCCTGTCCGCCGCCTTCGCCGTGCAGCTGGCCTGGCGCGGGCAGGCCTACGCCGGTGAGCCGGGCGTGCGTTGGCGCGACTTCATGGTCGCGCTGCTGGCCAGCGCCTATGCGCTGTGGCTGGTGTACGCCGGCGGCCTGGACAACCTGCTGCTGTCGGTGCTGCTGTACGTCCCCGGCGTCGTACTGTTCGCGCTGACCCGGCGCCAGCGCGGCGAGCCGGTGTTCACGCGCTGGGAGTGGGTGCTGTTCGGCGCCATCGTGCTGGTGGCGATCGCCACGCTGATGGCATATGCCAAGGGCACCCTGACCCCGTAG
- the rlmH gene encoding 23S rRNA (pseudouridine(1915)-N(3))-methyltransferase RlmH: MKARLIATGERAPSWVAQGFAEYQKRLSHWLPFELVEIEPGLRGKGRDPRRATEDEGKRVIAALPKNAYVVALDVPGRQLSSEQLAQRLEHWRGQGRDLAFLIGGPEGHSPEVSALADEKWSIGPLTLPHMLVRLVVAEQLYRAAAMIANHPYHRA; this comes from the coding sequence ATGAAAGCCCGCCTGATCGCTACCGGTGAACGCGCGCCCAGCTGGGTCGCGCAGGGGTTTGCCGAGTACCAGAAGCGGCTGTCGCACTGGCTGCCGTTCGAACTGGTGGAGATCGAGCCCGGCCTGCGTGGCAAGGGCCGCGATCCGCGCCGCGCCACCGAAGACGAAGGCAAGCGGGTGATCGCCGCACTGCCGAAGAATGCCTACGTGGTCGCGCTGGACGTGCCGGGCCGCCAGCTCAGTTCCGAACAGCTGGCGCAGCGCCTTGAGCATTGGCGTGGGCAGGGCAGGGATCTGGCGTTCCTGATCGGTGGCCCGGAAGGGCATTCGCCGGAGGTCTCGGCATTGGCCGATGAGAAGTGGTCGATCGGGCCGTTGACGCTGCCGCACATGCTGGTGCGGCTGGTGGTGGCTGAGCAGCTGTACCGGGCCGCCGCAATGATCGCCAATCACCCCTACCATCGTGCGTGA
- a CDS encoding alpha/beta hydrolase: protein MLDSTIQGHRLRMLIVRALLSTGSLLLALLPFITANAAPPTWHPPQGTTEFPLWPQGRVMAPPKRNGPEQISEVTSNASGERWMMLQNVAVPTLTVFAPKGPPNGTAVMVVPGGGYRVLAMDLEGSEICDWLTAQGVTCALLKYRVPASGPNWDPECNCRDIPKVPMALQDAQRAMGLLRAQAQRWSINPKRIGVIGFSAGGHVVAGLSTHARRSYVPLDAADAQPSRPDFAMVMYSGHLWAGHGKGLSLVKDIVVDAAVPPTFIVQASDDPTDDVRESLAYYQALIDEGVPVEMHLFARGGHAFGLRLKNAPVAAWPQLAERWMRDIGMLPEQAP, encoded by the coding sequence ATGCTCGACTCTACAATCCAGGGTCATCGACTACGGATGCTGATCGTGCGCGCACTGCTGTCCACGGGCTCTCTGCTGCTTGCACTGCTGCCGTTCATCACGGCGAATGCGGCACCTCCCACCTGGCATCCTCCGCAGGGCACCACCGAGTTTCCGTTGTGGCCGCAGGGCAGGGTGATGGCGCCGCCGAAACGGAACGGCCCCGAGCAGATCAGCGAGGTGACCTCCAACGCCAGCGGCGAACGCTGGATGATGCTGCAGAACGTGGCCGTGCCCACGCTCACCGTGTTTGCGCCGAAGGGGCCGCCCAATGGCACCGCGGTAATGGTGGTGCCCGGCGGAGGCTACCGGGTGCTGGCGATGGATCTGGAAGGCAGCGAGATCTGCGACTGGCTGACCGCGCAGGGCGTCACCTGTGCACTGCTGAAGTACCGCGTGCCCGCGTCCGGCCCGAACTGGGATCCTGAATGCAACTGCCGCGATATTCCGAAGGTGCCGATGGCGCTGCAGGATGCACAGCGTGCAATGGGCCTGCTGCGCGCGCAGGCGCAGCGCTGGTCAATCAATCCGAAGCGGATCGGTGTGATCGGTTTCTCGGCCGGTGGCCATGTCGTGGCCGGATTGAGCACGCATGCGCGGCGCAGCTACGTGCCGCTGGATGCCGCCGATGCACAACCCAGCCGCCCCGATTTCGCGATGGTGATGTATTCCGGGCACCTGTGGGCCGGGCATGGCAAGGGGCTGTCGCTGGTCAAGGACATCGTCGTGGATGCGGCGGTGCCGCCGACCTTCATCGTGCAGGCCAGCGACGACCCGACCGATGACGTGCGCGAATCACTGGCCTACTACCAGGCATTGATCGATGAAGGCGTGCCGGTGGAAATGCACCTGTTCGCCCGTGGCGGCCACGCTTTCGGCCTGCGCCTGAAGAATGCTCCGGTCGCAGCATGGCCGCAGCTGGCCGAGCGCTGGATGCGGGACATCGGCATGCTGCCGGAACAGGCACCGTAG
- a CDS encoding TonB-dependent receptor, with product MKHPIQRPASRRRTTLASSITHILTGGALLLVGAVASSSAFAQEQATNLDRITVTGSNIPRTNTETPSPVQVVSRQEIDRSGKTTLAEYLQTITADGAGSIPKTFGNGFAGGGAGISLRGLGAGSTLVLLNGRRMATYGLADDGQKVFTDLSTIPLDAVERVEVLKDGASAIYGSDAIAGVVNIILRTDFEGAILRASYGLSGDSDGDTKKATLTAGTGDLSKDGWNAFFSLDVGKSDAIKISDRKNRKWIGTGDTRQWGYDATDAQFLGGAYLSGRTNGGVGPNGSVFNNDAPSPHLVALPGCANLSTIPGQTEASSAAQGCLWDPAQQYRDLTPEEKYINVFGRATFAFGEGGEIYTEIGYSKKETIFSNTPSSVSGGWGFPGGPRNASSGDGATMLYAGHPDNPLPYAARLRYSAWDVGPRVTDNTNEFNRFLVGAKGNWGDWSYDTAYLHSGTDLVNKRTGFLRYSSVLCALGNPNCAGGTWRIGDNANLNSQALYDYISPTISARAKSSLDMFDFTVSRSLADLKGGPLGLAIGTEWRKTSNSLTPQTYTDQGDIIGLGYSAYDGTQNVYAGYVELSAPVLEQLELSGAVRYDKYESGEGKATPKLGVKWTPADWIALRASYAEGFRAPNPAENGDGGLAAFSNARDPVRCAISADECTPRSIAIITRPNKDLKPEESKSYSVGLVLQPTSTTSMTVDAWQIKRTNEIVQGNTAAAILAGNVLRDSNNIGGVPNSGSILAVNTGYVNASSSRVRGIDTDIRQTFDMGPGQLELDLQWSHILKFERTEGGETVDYAGTHGNCDVTNCIGTPKDKINFGTTWKQGAWSVSGVANYISKMDNTDKRGGDYQAFYEDGTPVTKISSFTTFDLSGRWNITDAFELNASVANVFDRIAPLDPTTYGGVNYNPMHFSGALGRYFTVGAKYTFR from the coding sequence GTGAAACACCCGATCCAACGGCCCGCCAGCCGCCGCCGCACCACCCTGGCATCGTCCATCACCCACATCCTCACCGGCGGCGCCCTGCTGCTGGTCGGCGCCGTCGCTTCCTCCTCCGCCTTCGCGCAGGAACAAGCCACCAACCTCGACCGCATCACCGTCACCGGCTCCAACATCCCGCGCACCAACACCGAGACGCCGTCCCCGGTGCAGGTAGTGAGCCGCCAGGAAATCGACCGCAGTGGCAAGACCACCCTGGCCGAGTACCTGCAGACGATCACCGCCGATGGCGCCGGCTCCATTCCCAAGACCTTCGGCAACGGCTTCGCCGGTGGCGGCGCCGGCATCTCGCTGCGCGGCCTCGGTGCCGGCTCGACGCTGGTGCTGCTGAATGGCCGCCGCATGGCGACCTACGGCCTGGCCGACGACGGCCAGAAGGTGTTCACCGACCTCAGTACCATTCCGCTTGATGCCGTCGAGCGCGTGGAAGTGCTGAAGGACGGCGCTTCGGCGATCTACGGCTCCGATGCCATCGCCGGCGTGGTCAACATCATCCTGCGCACCGACTTCGAAGGCGCGATCCTGCGCGCGTCCTACGGCCTGTCCGGCGACAGCGACGGCGATACCAAGAAGGCCACGCTGACCGCCGGTACCGGTGACCTGTCCAAGGATGGCTGGAACGCATTCTTCAGCCTGGATGTCGGCAAGTCCGACGCGATCAAGATCAGCGACCGCAAGAACCGCAAGTGGATCGGCACCGGCGACACGCGCCAGTGGGGCTATGACGCCACCGACGCGCAGTTCCTTGGCGGCGCCTACCTCAGCGGCCGCACCAACGGCGGCGTCGGCCCGAACGGCTCGGTGTTCAACAATGATGCGCCGTCGCCGCACCTGGTCGCCCTGCCGGGCTGCGCCAACCTGAGCACCATCCCGGGCCAGACCGAAGCCTCTTCGGCGGCGCAGGGCTGCCTGTGGGATCCGGCGCAGCAGTATCGCGACCTGACCCCGGAAGAGAAGTACATCAACGTGTTCGGCCGCGCCACGTTCGCCTTCGGCGAAGGCGGCGAGATCTACACCGAGATCGGCTACTCGAAGAAGGAAACCATCTTCAGCAACACCCCTTCCAGCGTGTCCGGTGGCTGGGGCTTCCCCGGCGGTCCGAGAAACGCCAGCAGCGGTGACGGCGCGACGATGCTCTATGCCGGGCATCCGGACAACCCGCTGCCGTATGCGGCGCGCCTGCGCTACAGCGCGTGGGACGTCGGCCCGCGCGTGACCGACAACACCAACGAGTTCAACCGCTTCCTGGTGGGTGCCAAGGGCAACTGGGGCGACTGGAGCTACGACACCGCCTACCTGCATTCGGGCACCGACCTGGTCAACAAGCGCACCGGCTTCCTGCGTTACAGCTCGGTGCTGTGCGCGCTGGGCAACCCGAACTGCGCCGGCGGTACCTGGCGCATCGGCGACAACGCCAACCTGAACTCGCAGGCACTGTACGACTACATCTCGCCGACCATCAGCGCGCGCGCCAAGTCCAGCCTGGACATGTTCGACTTCACCGTGTCGCGCAGCTTGGCCGACCTCAAGGGTGGCCCGCTGGGCCTGGCCATCGGTACCGAGTGGCGCAAGACCAGCAACAGCCTGACCCCGCAGACCTACACCGACCAGGGTGACATCATCGGCCTGGGCTACTCGGCCTACGACGGCACCCAGAACGTGTACGCCGGCTACGTCGAGTTGTCCGCGCCAGTGCTGGAACAGCTGGAACTGTCCGGCGCGGTGCGTTACGACAAGTACGAAAGTGGTGAAGGCAAGGCCACGCCGAAGCTGGGCGTGAAGTGGACGCCGGCCGACTGGATCGCACTGCGCGCCAGCTATGCCGAAGGCTTCCGCGCGCCGAACCCGGCCGAGAACGGTGACGGTGGCCTGGCTGCCTTCTCCAACGCCCGCGATCCGGTGCGCTGCGCCATCAGTGCCGACGAGTGCACCCCGCGCTCGATCGCGATCATCACCCGCCCGAACAAGGACCTGAAGCCGGAAGAGTCCAAGAGCTACTCGGTGGGCCTGGTGCTGCAGCCGACCTCGACCACCTCGATGACCGTCGATGCCTGGCAGATCAAGCGCACCAACGAGATCGTGCAGGGCAACACCGCAGCCGCCATCCTCGCCGGCAACGTGCTGCGCGACTCCAACAACATCGGTGGCGTGCCCAACTCCGGCAGCATCCTGGCCGTCAACACCGGCTATGTGAACGCCAGTTCGTCGCGGGTCCGCGGTATCGATACCGATATCCGCCAGACCTTCGATATGGGCCCGGGCCAGCTGGAGCTGGACCTGCAGTGGAGCCACATCCTGAAGTTCGAGCGCACCGAAGGCGGTGAGACCGTTGACTATGCCGGCACGCACGGCAACTGCGACGTGACCAACTGCATCGGTACGCCGAAGGACAAGATCAACTTCGGCACCACCTGGAAGCAGGGTGCGTGGAGCGTGAGCGGTGTTGCCAACTACATCAGCAAGATGGACAACACCGACAAGCGTGGCGGCGACTACCAGGCGTTCTATGAGGACGGCACGCCGGTGACGAAGATCTCTTCGTTCACCACCTTCGATCTGTCCGGCCGCTGGAACATCACCGACGCCTTCGAGCTCAATGCCTCGGTGGCCAACGTGTTCGACCGCATCGCACCGCTCGATCCGACCACCTACGGCGGCGTGAACTACAACCCGATGCACTTCTCCGGTGCACTGGGCCGTTACTTCACCGTGGGCGCCAAGTACACCTTCCGCTGA
- a CDS encoding Maf family nucleotide pyrophosphatase, with protein MLYLASRSPRRNQLLARLGRPFQALDLEVVEQRAATESAEHYVCRVAADKARAGLARVRADDPQARVLGSDTEVVLDGEVFGKPADAADARAMLARLAGRTHQVMTAVVVVGADGEDTELVISEVTFAPIAAADIAAYVATGEPLDKAGAYAIQGGAERWIEHLSGSYSGVMGLPLLHTDRLLARCGVPAPTADAAREAADV; from the coding sequence ATGCTCTATCTTGCTTCCCGCTCCCCCCGACGCAACCAGCTGCTGGCCCGACTCGGACGCCCCTTCCAGGCCCTGGACCTGGAGGTCGTCGAGCAGCGCGCGGCGACTGAAAGCGCCGAACACTATGTCTGCCGGGTCGCCGCCGACAAGGCGCGTGCCGGGCTGGCGCGGGTGCGGGCTGACGACCCGCAGGCGCGGGTGCTGGGCTCGGACACCGAAGTGGTGCTGGACGGTGAAGTGTTCGGCAAGCCGGCCGATGCGGCCGATGCGCGCGCGATGCTGGCACGCCTGGCCGGCCGTACCCACCAGGTGATGACGGCAGTGGTGGTGGTCGGCGCCGACGGCGAGGACACCGAGCTGGTCATTTCCGAGGTGACCTTCGCCCCGATCGCTGCGGCCGACATCGCCGCCTACGTGGCCACCGGCGAACCGCTGGACAAGGCCGGCGCCTACGCCATCCAGGGCGGGGCCGAGCGCTGGATCGAACACCTTTCCGGCAGCTACTCCGGCGTGATGGGGCTGCCGCTGCTGCACACCGATCGTCTGCTGGCACGTTGCGGCGTGCCGGCTCCTACTGCCGATGCCGCCAGGGAGGCTGCCGATGTCTGA
- a CDS encoding SIMPL domain-containing protein produces MRLTATPLLLALSLALGTSMTAHAAPSSPSIAAPAEGTLLNVSANAEATRVPDVATLSAGVVTQAADGNSAMRQNAQQMDKVLAAIKAAGIAERDVQTSGVSLNPQYRYADNEAPKITGYQASNTVSLKVRDIAKLGKVLDALAAQGANQVNGPSFEIDQPEPVYDEARLAALKKAQARAQTYAKSLGLQVRRIVSISENAGGGYRPMPMMRTMAAGAAMDKATPVAPGESTVSVNLDVVFELGR; encoded by the coding sequence ATGCGCCTGACCGCCACCCCGCTGCTGCTTGCCCTGTCCCTCGCCCTTGGAACCTCGATGACCGCCCATGCCGCTCCGTCGTCGCCGTCGATCGCCGCCCCGGCCGAAGGCACCCTGCTGAACGTCTCGGCCAACGCCGAAGCCACCCGCGTGCCGGACGTGGCCACCCTGTCGGCCGGCGTGGTCACCCAGGCCGCCGACGGCAACAGCGCGATGCGCCAGAATGCCCAGCAGATGGACAAGGTCCTGGCCGCGATCAAGGCCGCCGGCATCGCCGAGCGCGACGTGCAGACCAGCGGCGTCAGCCTCAACCCGCAGTACCGCTATGCCGACAACGAAGCGCCGAAGATCACCGGCTACCAGGCCAGCAACACGGTCAGCCTGAAGGTGCGTGACATCGCCAAGCTCGGCAAGGTGCTCGACGCACTGGCCGCACAGGGCGCCAACCAGGTCAACGGCCCCAGCTTCGAGATCGACCAGCCCGAACCGGTGTATGACGAGGCCCGCCTGGCCGCGCTGAAGAAGGCCCAGGCCCGTGCCCAGACCTATGCCAAGTCGCTGGGCCTGCAGGTGCGCCGCATCGTCAGCATCTCCGAGAATGCCGGCGGCGGTTATCGCCCGATGCCGATGATGCGCACCATGGCCGCCGGCGCGGCGATGGACAAGGCCACCCCGGTCGCCCCGGGCGAATCCACCGTCTCGGTCAATCTGGACGTGGTGTTCGAACTGGGGCGCTGA
- the rsfS gene encoding ribosome silencing factor, with amino-acid sequence MSNQTQPQTIKVDLPSPPPSVPELLASVRQATEDLKAKDLVEIDVRGRSSVADYMIVVSGTSTRHVKSIADEVVRFAKNLDVMPLGVEGEREAEWVLVDLGDVIVHVMLPRVREFYALERLWTVGDQPPSRDDDEVA; translated from the coding sequence TTGAGCAACCAGACCCAGCCCCAGACCATCAAGGTCGATCTGCCCAGCCCGCCGCCGTCCGTGCCGGAACTGCTTGCAAGCGTCCGCCAAGCTACCGAAGACCTCAAGGCCAAGGACCTGGTCGAGATCGATGTGCGCGGCCGGTCCAGCGTTGCCGATTACATGATCGTCGTTTCGGGCACCTCGACCCGCCACGTCAAGTCGATCGCCGATGAAGTCGTGCGCTTTGCCAAGAACCTCGACGTGATGCCGCTGGGTGTTGAAGGCGAGCGCGAAGCCGAGTGGGTGCTGGTCGACCTGGGTGACGTGATCGTCCATGTGATGCTGCCGCGCGTGCGCGAGTTCTACGCCCTCGAGCGCCTGTGGACCGTCGGCGACCAGCCGCCGTCCCGCGACGACGACGAAGTGGCCTGA
- the nadD gene encoding nicotinate-nucleotide adenylyltransferase, whose amino-acid sequence MSLRIYYGGTFDPVHLGHLAIARAARDELQVAVRLLPAADPPHRAAPGATAEQRCTMLSLAIGDEPGLLLDRHELDRAQRFPGRPSYTVDTLRELRGELGPSRPLAWLVGADSLLGLSRWHEWEALFGLAHFVVAERPGSPLQGAIDGELGRALDGRWTDNEQALFASPAGRILRLHHPLREESASVARAQIAAAGPWRALLPPAVADYVAAHGLYRPATP is encoded by the coding sequence GTGAGCCTGCGGATCTATTACGGGGGCACCTTCGATCCGGTGCACCTGGGGCACCTTGCCATTGCCCGTGCCGCCCGCGACGAACTGCAGGTGGCGGTGCGCCTGCTGCCGGCCGCCGACCCGCCACATCGCGCCGCCCCCGGCGCCACAGCCGAACAACGCTGCACCATGTTGTCGCTGGCCATCGGCGATGAGCCCGGCCTGCTGCTGGACCGGCATGAGCTGGATCGCGCGCAGCGCTTTCCCGGACGCCCGTCGTATACCGTCGACACGCTGCGCGAACTGCGTGGCGAGCTTGGCCCGAGCCGGCCCCTGGCCTGGCTGGTCGGTGCCGACAGCCTGCTGGGCCTGTCGCGCTGGCACGAATGGGAAGCCCTGTTCGGGCTGGCCCATTTTGTCGTGGCCGAGCGTCCCGGCAGCCCGCTGCAGGGGGCGATCGACGGTGAGCTCGGCCGCGCCCTGGACGGGCGTTGGACCGACAATGAACAGGCTTTGTTCGCCAGCCCGGCCGGACGGATCCTGCGCCTGCACCATCCGCTGCGCGAGGAATCGGCCAGCGTCGCACGCGCCCAGATCGCCGCCGCTGGGCCCTGGCGCGCGCTGCTGCCCCCCGCCGTGGCCGACTACGTGGCCGCCCACGGCCTGTACCGCCCGGCAACGCCGTGA
- the rng gene encoding ribonuclease G, whose protein sequence is MSEEILVNVTPRETRVAVIENGMLQELHIERGWRRGVVGNIYRGKVQRVMPGMQAAFVEVGLERAAFLHANDVVRPAPVASADTENTTLPPPASVPIVELLRDGQDIVVQVVKDPIGTKGARLTTQISIPSRYMVLLPQSKVVGVSARIEDETERARLKALVTELSAQHGGYGYIVRTNAEGQPAEAIAEDIAYLSRVWNVVERRGREAPPCSIIYEDLSLPLRSVRDLIRKDVDKVKVDSKETFAQLQAFVAKYMPVLAEKIELYSGDRPIFDMFGVEDEIGRALDKQVPLKSGGYLVIDQTEAMTTIDVNTGSFLGQRNLEETVFRTNLEAAQAVARQLRLRNLGGIIIIDFIDMDDAEHRRQVLRTLEKALARDHAKTTVYDFSPLGLVEMTRKRTVESLERQLSETCPQCSGRGSIKTTETVTYEIFREITRAVRQFDAARLLVIASSKVVARITDEESSAVAELEEFLGKSIRFQADEQYLQEQFDVVLL, encoded by the coding sequence ATGTCTGAAGAAATCCTGGTCAATGTGACCCCGCGCGAGACCCGGGTCGCGGTGATCGAAAATGGCATGCTGCAGGAACTGCACATCGAGCGCGGCTGGCGCCGTGGCGTGGTCGGCAACATCTACCGGGGCAAGGTGCAGCGGGTCATGCCCGGCATGCAGGCGGCTTTCGTCGAAGTCGGGTTGGAACGCGCGGCGTTCCTGCACGCCAACGATGTGGTGCGTCCGGCACCGGTGGCCAGTGCCGATACCGAGAACACCACCCTGCCGCCGCCGGCCAGCGTGCCGATCGTCGAGCTGCTGCGCGACGGCCAGGACATCGTGGTGCAGGTGGTGAAGGACCCGATCGGCACCAAGGGCGCGCGGCTGACCACGCAGATCAGCATTCCCTCGCGCTACATGGTGCTGCTGCCGCAGTCGAAGGTGGTGGGGGTGTCGGCGCGCATCGAGGATGAAACCGAACGCGCGCGGCTGAAGGCGCTGGTGACCGAACTGTCGGCACAGCACGGTGGCTACGGCTACATCGTGCGCACCAATGCCGAAGGCCAGCCGGCCGAGGCCATCGCCGAGGACATCGCCTACCTGTCGCGGGTATGGAACGTGGTCGAGCGCCGCGGCCGCGAAGCGCCGCCGTGCAGCATCATCTATGAAGACCTGAGCCTGCCGCTGCGTTCGGTACGCGACCTGATCCGCAAGGACGTGGACAAGGTGAAGGTCGACTCGAAGGAGACCTTCGCCCAGCTGCAGGCCTTCGTTGCCAAGTACATGCCGGTGCTGGCCGAGAAGATCGAGCTGTATTCCGGCGACCGCCCGATCTTCGACATGTTCGGCGTGGAAGACGAGATCGGCCGCGCGCTGGACAAGCAGGTACCGCTGAAGTCCGGCGGCTACCTGGTGATCGACCAGACCGAGGCGATGACCACCATCGATGTGAACACCGGTTCGTTCCTCGGCCAGCGCAATCTGGAAGAGACGGTGTTCCGCACCAACCTGGAAGCGGCACAGGCGGTGGCCCGACAGCTGCGCCTGCGCAACCTGGGCGGCATCATCATCATCGACTTCATCGACATGGACGATGCCGAGCATCGCCGCCAGGTGCTGCGTACCCTGGAAAAGGCGCTGGCCCGCGACCATGCCAAGACCACGGTTTATGACTTCTCGCCGTTGGGCCTGGTGGAGATGACGCGCAAGCGCACGGTCGAAAGCCTGGAGCGCCAGCTGTCGGAAACCTGCCCGCAGTGCAGCGGCCGTGGCAGCATCAAGACCACCGAGACGGTCACCTACGAGATCTTCCGCGAGATCACCCGTGCGGTGCGCCAGTTCGATGCGGCGCGCCTGCTGGTGATCGCTTCGAGCAAAGTGGTCGCGCGCATCACCGACGAGGAATCCTCGGCGGTGGCCGAGCTGGAGGAATTCCTCGGCAAGAGCATCCGCTTCCAGGCGGACGAGCAGTACCTGCAGGAGCAGTTCGATGTCGTTCTGCTCTGA
- a CDS encoding energy transducer TonB — MVRTYPVASAHFDPARVAAWSAAIALHLLAFLLLLVPATYQAITALPRDDTTVRLIPRELPPPPAPPTPPQHVDVVPKQQTVPRETALLPPPTATLEKAQGIVTPAAESAPVPQALTIDRSPPMPGAQLQYLSAPPPAYPIPALRNHEQGTVLLRVEVDDRGQPVTVSIERSSGSRTLDQAARQQVLRHWRFEPALRDGAAVPAIGLVPVQFSLPD; from the coding sequence ATGGTTCGTACGTATCCTGTTGCATCCGCGCATTTCGACCCCGCCCGCGTTGCCGCCTGGAGCGCGGCCATCGCCCTGCATCTGCTCGCGTTCCTGTTGCTGCTGGTCCCGGCCACCTACCAGGCCATCACGGCGTTGCCGCGCGACGACACCACGGTGCGGTTGATTCCCAGGGAGCTGCCGCCTCCGCCCGCGCCGCCCACCCCGCCGCAACACGTGGACGTGGTGCCGAAACAGCAGACGGTGCCAAGGGAAACCGCGCTGCTGCCACCGCCGACGGCCACGCTGGAGAAAGCGCAGGGCATCGTCACCCCCGCCGCCGAATCCGCGCCGGTGCCGCAGGCGCTGACCATCGACCGTTCGCCCCCCATGCCCGGCGCCCAGCTGCAATACCTCAGCGCCCCGCCGCCGGCCTACCCGATCCCGGCCCTGCGCAATCACGAGCAGGGCACGGTGCTGCTGCGGGTGGAGGTGGACGACCGCGGCCAGCCGGTCACGGTGAGTATCGAGCGCAGCAGTGGTTCGCGAACGCTCGACCAGGCCGCCCGCCAGCAGGTGCTGCGGCACTGGCGTTTCGAGCCTGCCCTACGTGACGGCGCAGCGGTTCCGGCCATCGGCCTGGTGCCGGTGCAGTTCTCCCTGCCCGACTGA